The following coding sequences lie in one Bacteroidales bacterium genomic window:
- a CDS encoding FAD-dependent oxidoreductase yields the protein MAVIKKYTAEVVSVKSEIADVYTVEFCSKGKPFKYAPGQFLHLALDQYDPSMQWPESRCFSMQSAPDEEFIRITYAVKGSFTHRMKEELSDGKIVTLKLPYGDLFTQPHRKEKVVFIAGGTGITPFLSLFNHFSFKEYVNPSIYMGFRRKAFDIYATELKHVEQFIQSVSYEDYNGMLDIKSIFQANGVDSTYFLSGPPQMIKHFRQYLIINNVMENHVLTDEWE from the coding sequence ATGGCTGTCATTAAAAAGTATACTGCTGAGGTAGTGTCTGTTAAATCGGAAATAGCCGATGTATATACTGTGGAATTTTGTTCCAAAGGGAAACCCTTTAAATACGCACCGGGGCAATTTCTTCATCTTGCCCTTGATCAATACGATCCAAGTATGCAATGGCCTGAATCTCGCTGTTTTAGTATGCAATCGGCACCCGATGAAGAATTCATAAGAATTACTTATGCAGTAAAAGGAAGCTTTACTCATAGGATGAAAGAAGAATTATCAGACGGGAAAATTGTCACACTCAAACTGCCTTACGGCGATTTGTTTACCCAACCTCATAGAAAAGAAAAAGTTGTTTTCATTGCCGGAGGCACGGGCATTACCCCATTCTTATCACTTTTTAATCATTTCTCGTTCAAGGAATATGTAAATCCTAGTATTTACATGGGCTTCCGCCGAAAGGCCTTTGACATATACGCTACTGAATTAAAACATGTTGAGCAGTTCATTCAATCAGTTTCCTATGAGGATTACAATGGTATGTTGGATATTAAATCTATTTTTCAAGCAAATGGGGTTGATAGTACATATTTTTTATCAGGCCCTCCTCAAATGATTAAACACTTTCGACAATACTTGATTATTAATAACGTGATGGAAAATCATGTCCTTACGGATGAATGGGAGTAG
- a CDS encoding GNAT family N-acetyltransferase, protein MILFRHNDLVFELSTPEYELPVFGFKIGELRLINASIPNTTNFDIIPLSGIINYFTEHNIRICTFRGKEDITVVRELEKSGFLFVSSYNVVECAKNDFRPINIVSKFNVEVAKESDFDEILAIEKLVKDYSTFSIDPLISDNASSTRNVIRVRSHFSKKNHRIYIVKVDSIIAGFIQFVIDYENRIAHTLNAAIRPEYQGNNIGKVLFSDSFEAVFNDNCDLITSDYSTQNIGSARLHEKCNFKIIRHDIHLRLFLENINCK, encoded by the coding sequence ATGATTTTATTTAGACACAACGATTTAGTTTTTGAACTGAGTACGCCTGAGTATGAACTTCCTGTTTTTGGTTTTAAGATAGGCGAGTTAAGATTGATTAATGCGTCAATTCCAAACACTACGAATTTTGATATCATACCCTTGTCAGGAATTATAAACTACTTTACCGAACATAATATTAGAATTTGTACTTTTCGCGGCAAAGAAGATATCACAGTAGTAAGGGAACTCGAAAAGAGCGGATTCTTATTTGTAAGTTCTTATAATGTAGTGGAGTGTGCTAAAAATGACTTTAGACCTATAAACATAGTTTCTAAGTTTAATGTCGAGGTGGCAAAGGAAAGCGATTTTGATGAGATCCTGGCGATTGAAAAATTGGTGAAAGACTATTCAACTTTTTCTATCGATCCATTGATCAGTGACAATGCTTCATCAACAAGAAATGTAATAAGGGTTCGATCACATTTTTCGAAGAAGAATCACCGAATTTATATTGTGAAAGTGGATTCAATTATTGCTGGGTTTATTCAATTTGTTATTGATTACGAAAACCGTATAGCACACACATTAAATGCAGCTATTAGACCAGAATATCAGGGGAATAATATTGGAAAAGTACTTTTTTCCGACTCTTTTGAAGCTGTTTTTAATGATAATTGTGATTTGATAACAAGCGATTATAGTACTCAAAATATTGGATCTGCAAGGCTGCATGAAAAGTGCAACTTTAAAATAATACGTCATGATATACATTTAAGACTTTTTTTAGAAAATATAAATTGTAAATAA
- a CDS encoding DegT/DnrJ/EryC1/StrS family aminotransferase codes for MNNKMILTAGPSITQKEIDYVNDAVRNGWNENWGDYIKKFEKSFADYIGVKHALTTSSCTGALHLALVALGVGKGDEVIVPDISWVATASAVRYVDAIPVFADVLPDSWCIDPKSIEQRITSKTKAVIPVHLYGQPANMAGVMRIAKKHNLKVVEDAAPAIGAEFDRKRTGNFGDIACFSFQGAKLMSTGEGGMIVTNNSELFEILKHYAEHGRSSTGFDISDIGFKYKMSNIQAALGLAQLERIGELIDRKEQLFTWYYNELKDIDGLLFNKVNTETEKSIYWMSSIVLNKDFGISRDKLIEQLRDNMIDSRPFFPKISSFRMFEECNNPVAEHISKNGINLPSGHDRTYEEVKYICDTIKKILC; via the coding sequence ATGAACAATAAAATGATTTTAACTGCCGGCCCATCAATCACTCAAAAAGAGATTGACTATGTAAACGATGCCGTAAGAAACGGATGGAATGAAAATTGGGGCGATTACATTAAGAAATTTGAAAAATCATTCGCTGATTATATCGGCGTAAAACATGCACTCACCACTTCATCTTGTACCGGCGCGCTGCATCTTGCATTAGTTGCCCTGGGTGTCGGAAAGGGTGATGAGGTGATTGTCCCTGATATTTCCTGGGTGGCAACCGCAAGTGCGGTCCGATACGTAGATGCAATCCCGGTATTTGCTGATGTATTGCCCGATTCGTGGTGTATAGATCCCAAAAGTATTGAACAGCGAATTACATCAAAAACCAAAGCTGTTATTCCGGTACATCTTTATGGCCAGCCAGCCAACATGGCTGGGGTGATGAGAATTGCAAAAAAACACAATCTCAAGGTTGTCGAGGATGCTGCCCCTGCCATTGGTGCAGAATTTGACCGCAAGCGAACCGGCAACTTTGGCGATATTGCCTGCTTTAGCTTCCAGGGTGCAAAACTCATGTCAACCGGCGAAGGTGGTATGATTGTGACAAACAACTCTGAATTATTTGAAATACTAAAACACTATGCGGAACATGGAAGATCGTCAACCGGTTTCGACATCAGCGACATTGGTTTCAAATACAAGATGTCTAATATTCAGGCTGCTTTAGGTTTAGCACAATTAGAGCGTATCGGTGAATTGATTGATCGCAAAGAGCAATTATTCACCTGGTACTATAACGAGCTGAAAGATATAGATGGATTGCTATTCAACAAAGTAAATACTGAAACCGAAAAATCGATCTATTGGATGAGTTCAATTGTGTTAAATAAGGATTTTGGAATCTCCCGGGATAAGTTAATTGAACAACTCAGAGACAATATGATAGACTCTCGCCCCTTCTTCCCCAAAATCAGTTCGTTTAGAATGTTTGAAGAGTGCAACAATCCAGTAGCTGAGCATATTTCAAAGAATGGTATTAACCTGCCAAGCGGACACGACAGAACTTATGAGGAAGTTAAATATATTTGCGATACAATCAAAAAAATACTCTGTTGA
- a CDS encoding thiamine pyrophosphate-binding protein — protein sequence MKVTTFIANFFAEKKIDIVFELQGGMITRIIDEIHKLGSIKIVSMHHEQAASFAADAFARITNKPAVAMATSGPGATNLITGIGSCYFDSVPAIFITGQVNISEQKGNKPTRQIGFQETDIISIVKPITKAAYKIESSSEIPAVFADAYDLCLEGRPGPVLIDIPMDVQNQNIAEMFLNVPVKAEKLQNHEDINIFIKQFKQALLNSKKPLCLVGRGIRVSGANEKLLKFVERYNIPLVSSLLAVDAIPYDHPLRVGFIGTYGNRWANWALGSCDLLLVMGSRLDLRQTGIDAESFKANKTIFHIDIDSAELNNRITDCVVLNEDLKCFLDEMNRSDLISNAQNEWLAEIKERYAMLPDTNELKSIRGINPNEFLHLLSQSSGLAGAYTTDVGNNQMWAAQSIEIQEGQHFLSCGGMGAMGYSLPAAIGAAFALPATPIVSISGDGGFQINIQELQTIVRNNLPVKIIILNNHCLGMIRQFQDAYFDSVYQSTVWGYTAPDFVKVASAYGIDAISISQSEDIDNALQLMWKEPLKPFLLNVEIDIHTNVYPKMMYGSPITKMEPPVE from the coding sequence ATGAAAGTAACAACTTTTATTGCTAATTTCTTTGCGGAAAAAAAAATAGACATTGTATTTGAATTGCAGGGCGGAATGATCACAAGGATTATTGATGAGATACACAAGCTAGGGTCAATTAAAATAGTTAGTATGCATCACGAACAGGCTGCCTCTTTTGCTGCCGATGCGTTTGCGAGAATTACAAATAAGCCTGCAGTTGCTATGGCAACAAGCGGTCCTGGCGCAACAAATTTGATTACAGGTATAGGTAGTTGCTATTTCGATTCTGTGCCTGCAATATTCATAACCGGGCAAGTAAATATCAGTGAACAAAAAGGCAACAAACCTACACGGCAAATAGGTTTTCAGGAGACAGACATAATTTCAATCGTAAAACCTATAACCAAAGCAGCCTATAAAATTGAATCTTCCTCAGAAATTCCGGCTGTTTTTGCAGATGCTTATGATTTGTGTTTGGAAGGCAGGCCAGGCCCAGTATTGATTGATATTCCGATGGATGTTCAAAACCAAAATATAGCAGAGATGTTTTTAAATGTTCCTGTTAAGGCAGAGAAACTGCAAAACCATGAGGACATTAATATCTTTATCAAACAATTCAAACAAGCTTTGTTAAACAGCAAAAAGCCATTGTGTTTGGTTGGACGCGGTATCAGGGTTTCAGGAGCAAATGAAAAGTTATTGAAGTTTGTCGAAAGGTACAATATACCTTTAGTCTCTTCATTATTGGCGGTAGATGCAATACCTTACGATCATCCTTTACGAGTTGGATTTATTGGTACCTATGGCAACAGATGGGCAAATTGGGCTTTAGGCTCATGTGATCTGCTCTTGGTAATGGGTAGCAGGCTTGATTTGCGGCAGACTGGTATTGATGCTGAATCATTTAAGGCAAATAAAACGATTTTTCATATAGATATTGATAGCGCTGAGTTGAATAACAGGATTACTGATTGTGTTGTCCTGAATGAAGATCTAAAATGTTTTCTTGATGAAATGAACAGGTCAGATTTAATCAGTAATGCTCAGAATGAATGGTTAGCTGAGATAAAAGAAAGGTATGCTATGCTTCCGGATACAAATGAGTTGAAATCCATAAGGGGTATCAATCCTAATGAGTTTTTACATTTACTTTCTCAATCGTCTGGATTAGCAGGAGCATATACAACAGATGTTGGAAATAATCAGATGTGGGCTGCACAATCAATTGAAATACAAGAAGGCCAGCACTTTTTATCCTGTGGTGGGATGGGAGCAATGGGTTACTCTCTGCCGGCTGCAATTGGAGCAGCTTTTGCGTTGCCTGCAACACCTATAGTTTCAATATCGGGTGATGGGGGGTTTCAAATTAATATTCAGGAACTACAGACAATTGTTAGAAATAACCTTCCTGTCAAAATTATCATCTTAAATAATCACTGTCTCGGCATGATCCGGCAATTTCAAGACGCCTATTTTGATAGCGTTTATCAATCAACAGTTTGGGGGTATACGGCTCCTGATTTCGTAAAAGTTGCTTCGGCTTACGGTATTGATGCTATTAGCATTAGCCAAAGTGAAGATATTGATAATGCACTTCAGTTAATGTGGAAGGAACCACTAAAGCCATTTTTGCTGAATGTTGAAATAGACATTCACACCAATGTTTATCCCAAAATGATGTACGGCAGCCCAATTACGAAAATGGAACCTCCGGTTGAATAA
- a CDS encoding glycosyltransferase family 2 protein, with protein MKLISIITPVFNEEDNIKDCYFAVKNVFETHLKDYNYEHIFADNASTDNSLRVIKEIAATDKRVKIIVNSRNFGASKSSFNSLMYAKGDAAIYTIAADLQDPPDMIPDFIKKWESGYQIVYGVRETREENSLLTFIRKRYYRMVRSLSEFDIPNDVGDFQLLDKIVVDNLRKYDDYFPYVRGLIAQTGFDAAGIKYKHKKRIKGKAKGTLYPIIDLGINGLVSFTNIPLRIATISGFFISILSVVFALVQLVLWIINTFVYGKELAAPGLTTLILGMFLFFGITLFFIGILGEYIGAIHAQVRKGPTVIVREKVNFDD; from the coding sequence ATGAAACTAATATCTATAATCACCCCCGTATTCAACGAAGAGGATAACATAAAGGATTGTTACTTTGCTGTGAAAAATGTCTTTGAAACCCACTTAAAGGATTATAATTATGAGCATATCTTCGCTGATAATGCGTCAACAGATAATAGTTTGAGGGTTATAAAGGAAATTGCAGCAACTGATAAAAGGGTTAAAATAATTGTTAACTCACGCAACTTCGGTGCTTCAAAATCCTCTTTTAACAGTTTAATGTACGCTAAAGGTGATGCTGCTATTTATACAATCGCTGCAGATTTGCAAGATCCCCCCGATATGATTCCTGACTTCATCAAAAAGTGGGAAAGTGGATATCAGATAGTTTATGGAGTAAGAGAAACAAGGGAAGAAAATAGTTTGCTCACGTTTATCAGGAAAAGATATTATCGGATGGTACGATCGCTGTCCGAATTTGATATTCCTAATGACGTAGGTGATTTTCAATTACTTGACAAAATTGTTGTTGATAACCTAAGGAAATATGATGATTACTTCCCTTACGTAAGAGGTTTAATAGCTCAAACAGGTTTTGACGCCGCAGGCATAAAGTATAAACATAAAAAACGCATAAAAGGCAAAGCCAAGGGGACGCTGTATCCAATTATAGATTTGGGCATCAATGGATTGGTTTCTTTTACCAACATCCCATTGAGAATTGCTACAATTAGTGGATTTTTCATATCCATATTAAGTGTAGTATTCGCTTTAGTTCAGCTTGTACTCTGGATTATTAATACTTTTGTTTACGGAAAAGAGCTTGCTGCCCCAGGACTGACTACACTTATTTTAGGTATGTTTTTGTTTTTTGGGATAACATTGTTTTTTATTGGGATTTTGGGCGAATACATTGGCGCCATTCACGCACAGGTAAGAAAGGGGCCAACTGTAATTGTCAGAGAAAAAGTAAACTTTGATGACTGA
- a CDS encoding GtrA family protein: MTENLKSKILNLLNIKLVRFFLVSGLNTIFGYGLFALLLFVGLQYPYALLATTIAGIIFNFKTIGALVFDNRNNFLFFKFIGVYLVTYLCSLSILTLFDQFKVSLYLGGAILIIPMGLFAFFLNKKFVFNHKSHSLVSKL; this comes from the coding sequence ATGACTGAAAACCTTAAGTCCAAAATCCTTAATTTGCTTAATATTAAACTTGTTCGCTTTTTTCTTGTAAGCGGATTGAATACTATTTTTGGTTATGGCCTTTTCGCTTTGCTGTTGTTTGTCGGATTACAATATCCTTATGCATTGCTGGCAACTACGATTGCCGGTATAATTTTTAACTTCAAGACTATAGGCGCTCTCGTTTTTGATAACCGGAATAATTTTTTGTTTTTTAAGTTCATCGGCGTTTATCTTGTCACTTACTTGTGTAGTCTTAGCATTCTCACTCTCTTCGATCAATTTAAAGTAAGCCTCTATTTAGGAGGAGCAATATTGATTATTCCAATGGGGCTGTTTGCATTTTTCCTGAACAAGAAATTTGTTTTTAATCATAAAAGTCATTCCTTAGTAAGCAAATTATAA
- a CDS encoding glycosyltransferase family 39 protein, whose product MAFSLHTISNKKIIKYSFIIFIVAMVFRVVIINFVNTDKIAPDGTGYYHLAYNLSKGNGYLMHGEPYFFREPGYPLFLSLAFVITDWVGYETGTLEFDDDFRIVNKVPEIIAAKYLQAIIDSLACVILFLILTRFIKIRYAFLIGILFAIFFHYAYNITSILRETLQSFVSLSMCLALVQYFKSNSDKYLIFTGILWGFLNLIFYPNLIFAVTIPIFIWIYKKSFFKAIRPSIIIGIVMFITVSPWLYRSYSYFPDIRIFKSFGTSITPEYLNYYSALQTAAYYNYITIDDANAIFRNELVDGISETDRFKIYWDGTIAAKADSLLKMVNEPIVSYRKIINLISYSKNILPPTFSKYFIEKSMFVYGILISVVIGYGLFALFGFFFYFKKLLFLNIILITYISAFYVLASEGRRMLPIHPFLFTYFVLGINYIFLRFYCKLSETEVYKQVMKSQV is encoded by the coding sequence ATGGCATTCAGTCTACATACTATCTCAAATAAAAAGATCATAAAATACAGTTTTATCATTTTTATTGTTGCCATGGTTTTTCGTGTTGTAATAATAAATTTTGTAAATACTGATAAAATAGCACCGGATGGAACAGGGTATTATCACCTCGCATACAATTTATCCAAAGGAAATGGTTACTTGATGCATGGTGAGCCGTATTTTTTCAGGGAGCCGGGTTATCCGCTCTTCTTGTCTCTGGCATTTGTGATTACCGATTGGGTTGGCTACGAAACAGGTACTTTAGAGTTTGATGATGATTTCAGAATTGTAAATAAAGTTCCGGAGATTATCGCAGCTAAGTACCTTCAGGCAATCATTGATTCGCTTGCGTGTGTGATACTGTTTCTGATACTAACAAGATTTATAAAAATTCGATATGCGTTTCTGATAGGGATTTTGTTCGCCATTTTCTTTCATTATGCATACAATATCACTTCAATACTGAGAGAAACACTTCAATCGTTTGTCTCCCTTTCCATGTGTTTAGCGCTTGTACAATACTTTAAATCTAATTCAGATAAATATTTGATCTTCACAGGTATTTTATGGGGCTTCCTCAATTTAATTTTTTATCCGAATTTAATTTTTGCAGTTACAATTCCGATCTTTATCTGGATTTACAAGAAAAGCTTTTTCAAGGCAATAAGGCCAAGTATTATTATCGGAATTGTAATGTTCATCACTGTTTCACCCTGGCTCTACAGGTCTTATAGTTATTTTCCGGACATACGGATTTTCAAATCCTTTGGCACCAGCATTACTCCGGAATATCTTAATTATTATTCTGCACTACAAACTGCAGCATACTATAATTACATTACGATAGATGATGCCAATGCAATTTTTAGAAATGAACTCGTTGATGGAATCAGCGAAACTGATCGCTTTAAAATTTATTGGGATGGTACTATAGCAGCAAAAGCAGATTCTTTGCTTAAAATGGTAAATGAACCCATCGTTTCATATCGTAAGATTATTAATCTTATTTCATATTCCAAGAATATTTTACCCCCGACTTTCTCCAAGTATTTCATTGAAAAATCAATGTTTGTCTATGGAATCCTCATTTCAGTGGTTATTGGTTATGGTTTATTTGCGCTGTTTGGGTTCTTCTTTTACTTTAAAAAGTTACTTTTTCTCAATATCATTTTAATTACATATATATCTGCATTCTACGTATTGGCTTCAGAAGGCCGCCGAATGTTGCCCATCCATCCATTTCTTTTCACTTATTTTGTTCTTGGGATTAACTACATATTTTTGCGATTCTATTGTAAGCTCAGCGAAACTGAAGTTTATAAACAGGTTATGAAAAGCCAGGTATAA
- a CDS encoding polysaccharide biosynthesis C-terminal domain-containing protein, translating to MTNKFKNGIGSFFTHGHQRTVLAKKNIAGSFLIKGANIAIGLLLVPITIDYLEPTKYGIWITLSSIVHWFGFFDIGLGNGLRNRLAVALATGNKELAKTFISTTYAILSIIIGAVLLIFFLINPFLNWSAILNAGEDVVLRAELSNLALIVFTFFCLQFILKLITTILTADQRPAKASLFDFMGKLTSLIIIYFITRSNQGSLLYIGLALSGMPVVVLLTSSIWFFNGKYKDFKPSYKAVDFTKAKDLLNLGIKFFVLQIAVVLLYQTNNIIISQLYGPEQVTPYNVAHKYFSILMMGFTIVMTPFWSAFTEAWVKKEIQWIKNIIRKLIYLWLILFLVAIIMLFSAQWVFRIWVGTAVTVPFTLSILVCLWILLNTWSGIFSQFLNGVGKIRLQMYLGLSAALLNVPLAIFLGRKFGIEGVLLANLIVLSVGIWIYPLQYYRIINHKAKGIFNQ from the coding sequence ATGACTAATAAATTCAAAAACGGAATCGGCAGTTTCTTTACACATGGCCATCAGCGTACCGTCCTTGCCAAAAAGAACATTGCCGGTTCGTTTCTGATCAAAGGTGCAAACATTGCAATTGGTCTTTTGCTAGTACCAATAACCATTGATTACCTCGAACCAACAAAATATGGTATCTGGATCACGCTCAGTTCAATAGTACATTGGTTTGGTTTTTTTGATATAGGCCTGGGTAATGGTCTTCGTAATCGTTTAGCGGTGGCATTGGCAACAGGCAACAAAGAATTGGCAAAAACCTTCATTAGCACAACCTATGCAATTCTTTCGATAATTATTGGGGCTGTTTTATTGATTTTTTTTCTGATTAATCCGTTTCTTAATTGGAGTGCTATACTAAATGCAGGCGAAGACGTCGTATTGCGGGCTGAACTGAGTAATTTGGCATTAATTGTTTTTACTTTTTTTTGCTTGCAGTTCATTTTAAAATTAATAACCACAATACTTACCGCAGATCAAAGACCGGCAAAAGCCTCCCTGTTTGATTTTATGGGTAAGTTGACTTCACTAATAATCATATATTTTATTACCAGATCCAACCAGGGGTCACTTCTTTATATAGGACTGGCTTTAAGTGGAATGCCAGTGGTTGTTCTGTTGACTTCAAGTATATGGTTCTTTAACGGTAAATACAAAGATTTCAAACCGTCGTATAAAGCTGTTGATTTCACAAAAGCAAAAGATTTGCTAAATCTTGGCATTAAGTTCTTTGTTCTTCAAATTGCCGTTGTTCTATTGTATCAAACCAATAATATCATCATTTCACAGTTGTATGGCCCAGAGCAAGTAACACCCTATAATGTCGCACACAAATACTTTAGCATTTTGATGATGGGTTTTACAATTGTGATGACACCGTTCTGGAGCGCTTTTACTGAAGCATGGGTTAAAAAGGAAATTCAATGGATTAAAAACATTATTCGTAAGCTTATCTATTTGTGGTTAATCTTGTTTTTAGTCGCGATCATCATGCTTTTTAGCGCTCAATGGGTTTTTCGGATATGGGTTGGTACTGCGGTTACTGTACCATTCACTTTATCAATTTTGGTTTGCCTATGGATTTTACTCAATACCTGGAGTGGCATTTTCAGCCAGTTCTTGAATGGTGTAGGGAAAATACGGTTACAGATGTACTTGGGATTGTCTGCTGCATTGCTCAATGTGCCACTTGCGATATTTCTTGGAAGAAAATTTGGTATTGAGGGAGTTCTATTAGCAAATCTGATCGTTCTGTCAGTGGGAATTTGGATCTATCCATTGCAATATTACCGCATAATTAATCATAAAGCTAAGGGTATTTTTAACCAATAA
- a CDS encoding glycosyltransferase → MKLWDRYPDQNIIPFQTQVEHYWQKAISKAKRLMGLFGLKSKSIQTDPDYSVQDYDQTITNYSTKRILKNAPFTPDAIIVLFMQNFLSYKNLHELNQLTKAPVFLYMMDMAPMTGGCHYAWDCKGYTGMCGKCPALYSKVENDQSRKNWEFKKYYVDKTDLTIIAGTEYQFRQLEKSSLFAQKRKAKILLGINPELFKPGSQSEARKLFDLPLKTKIIFFGAVSAGNKRKGFNELVKALNLLKTNNPDLELHLAIAGNANEQLTNNLPYSYTLIGYLNHEKLAKAFQAADLFLCPSIEDSGPMMINQSIMTGTPVVAFEMGVALDLVITVETGYRAKLKDTDDMVEGIRQILELNENEYITMKSKCRNLGLRLCSPNAQSVNFNNIIMSI, encoded by the coding sequence GTGAAACTTTGGGATCGTTATCCTGATCAAAACATAATCCCTTTCCAAACACAAGTTGAACACTATTGGCAGAAAGCCATTTCAAAGGCAAAACGATTAATGGGTTTATTCGGTTTGAAAAGTAAATCAATACAGACAGATCCTGATTATTCAGTGCAGGATTATGACCAAACGATTACCAACTATTCAACCAAAAGGATACTCAAAAACGCGCCTTTTACCCCCGATGCAATCATCGTGCTTTTTATGCAGAATTTTTTATCGTATAAAAATTTGCATGAGTTGAATCAATTAACAAAGGCTCCTGTTTTTCTTTACATGATGGACATGGCTCCGATGACAGGTGGTTGTCATTATGCATGGGATTGTAAGGGATATACAGGTATGTGTGGCAAGTGCCCTGCATTGTATTCCAAGGTTGAAAATGACCAATCAAGAAAAAATTGGGAGTTTAAAAAGTATTACGTTGATAAAACTGATTTGACAATAATTGCCGGTACAGAATACCAGTTCAGACAATTAGAAAAAAGCAGTTTATTTGCTCAAAAAAGAAAAGCAAAGATATTGCTGGGTATTAATCCTGAACTTTTCAAGCCAGGCAGCCAATCAGAAGCACGCAAATTATTTGATCTTCCTTTAAAAACGAAAATCATATTCTTTGGCGCTGTAAGCGCTGGTAATAAACGCAAGGGATTTAATGAACTTGTTAAAGCGCTGAACCTGCTAAAAACAAACAATCCTGATCTTGAACTGCATCTGGCAATTGCCGGTAACGCCAATGAGCAATTGACAAATAATTTGCCCTATAGTTACACTTTGATTGGCTATTTGAACCATGAAAAACTCGCAAAAGCGTTTCAGGCTGCTGACCTCTTTCTTTGCCCATCAATCGAAGATTCAGGGCCTATGATGATCAACCAATCTATTATGACTGGAACTCCGGTCGTTGCATTTGAAATGGGTGTGGCGCTTGACCTGGTTATTACAGTTGAAACCGGCTATAGAGCCAAACTAAAAGACACAGATGATATGGTAGAAGGAATACGTCAAATATTAGAATTAAATGAAAATGAATACATTACGATGAAAAGTAAATGCAGGAATCTGGGGCTTAGGTTGTGTAGCCCAAATGCCCAATCTGTGAATTTTAATAACATAATAATGAGTATTTGA